A genomic window from Candidatus Kouleothrix ribensis includes:
- a CDS encoding transcriptional regulator, translating to MSLRFQQKLIIPTDGRPLTERAWLLAELEQTIGSRRVVALAAPAGWGKTTALAQWAATSRLPVAWYTLDPSDRDPKLFLDYLLHSIAEFVPGAAELLARLAATSPQGLNELIHAAALAISAGRTPFALVLDDFHVFDNAPQPGLPGSALIFDLLASIAQYAINCHVVLVSRTLPALHGLVRMVTQGRAAVYDYTTLQFSAAEAQRLAGQAYGLTLSDAHAEQLVGRLGGWITGIVLSLDRAGLAGADAQPRDHDSGAALVAVPVETDTSQVYAFFAEQIIAPIAPELQRFLEDTSVLEDLSPQRCEALCQCGNAALLFDEVKRHGLFVSSRAGWLAYHSLFRDFLRSRLARDPQRQYRLLLRAAELYRNEDDLERALECYLAAGAFDHAIALLRAAIPPFRRRSRQVTLLACFERLQPAEAGAHARELNGPRPALRGLHTADLPPDLLLAQARVYSDLALWERAYLAIELVETVGDAAMRCEAHMLRADFLNLQGDYARAHATLEATPIQSLPPQLHLEYYIISGRVQILGGDLAGAIAALEQARALAPADDPSVLADIHDNLGWAYATRGNRATALRHLKQADACWQASGNHGRRALTLNNLGTLAMEEGRYDESREALAAGLAIARQTGRRREETLLRCSMAEADLIEGELDLALARFAEAHALAMRMDVPSSVAVAAAGALWSAALQGELAVAQAWLDIVSALTITGQPEVRGRLVLGEALLCMQQRRPLLEHVAELARTAAEARPYLSVPEQAYLALLQAALQLEYGGWPAAEPAWRTFEARAARLPEAVLLRITRAHRRVLAAAAAETPLAARLADRLRQPSPSRWQVTAFGPFACLIDDEPCELSPLHRALLVRLLDAGPAGLTVDRLWEAVWGAGELSMPALHQALRRLRVQTGLAVAARDGHCAIRSAWQAIDYDVRRFEQALEPPVNREMAQRAIELYRGDFLAAAPLSAALWADARRAHLQERYLDALEQLAHVAEHDAPQLAIHYYQRVLQVDGCREQTATQLMRLAARFGNRSLVNATFEHLRGSLRSLGATPEPSTAALYQQLH from the coding sequence ATGTCGTTGCGCTTTCAGCAGAAGCTGATCATCCCCACCGATGGCCGCCCGCTAACCGAGCGGGCCTGGCTGCTGGCCGAGCTCGAGCAGACGATCGGCTCGCGCCGCGTGGTGGCGCTGGCCGCACCGGCCGGCTGGGGCAAAACGACCGCGCTGGCGCAGTGGGCGGCTACCAGCCGCTTGCCTGTGGCCTGGTATACGCTCGACCCGAGCGACCGCGATCCTAAGCTGTTCCTCGATTATTTGCTGCATAGTATTGCCGAATTCGTGCCGGGCGCGGCCGAGCTGCTGGCACGCCTGGCGGCCACCTCGCCGCAGGGCCTGAACGAGCTGATCCATGCCGCAGCACTGGCGATCTCGGCCGGGCGTACGCCGTTCGCGCTGGTGCTCGACGACTTTCACGTGTTCGATAACGCGCCGCAGCCCGGCTTGCCTGGCTCCGCGCTGATCTTCGATCTGCTGGCCTCGATCGCGCAGTATGCGATCAACTGCCACGTGGTGCTGGTGTCGCGCACGCTGCCCGCGCTGCACGGCCTGGTGCGCATGGTCACACAGGGGCGCGCCGCCGTCTACGACTATACCACACTCCAGTTTAGCGCGGCCGAGGCTCAGCGCCTGGCCGGCCAGGCCTACGGCCTCACGCTCTCCGATGCGCATGCCGAGCAGCTGGTCGGCCGGCTCGGCGGCTGGATCACCGGGATCGTGCTGTCGCTCGATCGGGCCGGCCTGGCCGGCGCCGACGCGCAGCCGCGCGACCACGACTCGGGCGCGGCCCTGGTGGCTGTGCCAGTCGAGACCGACACAAGCCAGGTGTATGCGTTCTTCGCCGAGCAGATCATCGCGCCGATCGCGCCCGAGCTGCAGCGCTTTCTGGAAGATACCAGCGTACTCGAGGATCTGTCGCCGCAGCGCTGCGAGGCGCTGTGCCAGTGCGGCAATGCCGCGCTGCTGTTCGATGAGGTGAAGCGTCACGGGCTGTTTGTGTCGAGCCGCGCCGGCTGGCTGGCCTACCACAGCCTGTTTCGCGATTTCCTGCGCTCGCGGCTTGCGCGCGACCCGCAGCGCCAATACCGGCTGCTGCTGCGTGCGGCCGAGCTGTATCGCAACGAGGACGACCTTGAGCGCGCGCTTGAGTGCTACCTGGCCGCCGGCGCCTTCGATCACGCGATTGCGCTGCTGCGCGCGGCTATCCCGCCCTTCCGCCGGCGCTCGCGCCAGGTGACCCTGCTGGCCTGCTTCGAGCGCCTCCAGCCGGCCGAGGCCGGCGCACACGCGCGCGAGCTCAATGGGCCGCGCCCGGCACTGCGCGGCCTGCATACCGCCGACTTACCGCCGGATCTGCTGCTGGCCCAGGCCCGCGTGTACAGCGACCTGGCGCTGTGGGAACGCGCCTACCTGGCGATCGAGCTGGTCGAAACGGTTGGCGACGCGGCGATGCGCTGCGAGGCGCATATGCTGCGTGCCGATTTCTTGAACCTGCAGGGCGACTACGCCCGCGCGCACGCTACGCTCGAGGCTACGCCCATCCAGTCGCTGCCGCCACAGCTACACCTCGAGTATTACATCATCAGTGGGCGCGTGCAGATCCTCGGCGGCGACCTTGCCGGCGCGATTGCGGCGCTCGAGCAGGCCCGCGCGCTGGCGCCGGCCGACGACCCGAGCGTACTCGCAGATATTCACGACAACCTCGGCTGGGCGTACGCCACGCGTGGCAACCGCGCGACAGCGCTGCGGCACCTCAAGCAGGCCGACGCGTGCTGGCAGGCTTCGGGCAACCACGGCCGCCGCGCGCTGACGCTCAACAACCTTGGTACGCTGGCCATGGAAGAAGGCCGCTACGACGAATCGCGCGAGGCGCTTGCGGCCGGCCTTGCAATCGCCCGCCAGACTGGCCGGCGCCGCGAGGAGACGCTGCTGCGCTGTAGCATGGCCGAGGCCGATCTGATCGAAGGCGAGCTCGACCTGGCACTGGCGCGCTTTGCCGAGGCGCACGCGCTGGCTATGCGTATGGATGTGCCGAGCAGTGTGGCAGTCGCCGCTGCCGGCGCGCTGTGGTCGGCCGCGCTCCAGGGCGAGCTTGCCGTGGCGCAGGCCTGGCTCGATATTGTGTCGGCGCTGACTATCACCGGCCAGCCCGAGGTGCGTGGCCGCCTGGTGCTGGGCGAGGCGCTCCTATGCATGCAGCAGCGTCGCCCGCTGCTCGAGCATGTTGCCGAGCTGGCACGCACGGCGGCCGAGGCCCGGCCATACCTGAGCGTGCCCGAGCAGGCCTACCTGGCGCTGCTACAGGCGGCCCTCCAGCTCGAATATGGCGGCTGGCCGGCGGCCGAGCCGGCCTGGCGCACCTTCGAGGCGCGCGCCGCACGCCTGCCCGAGGCAGTGCTGCTGCGGATCACGCGGGCGCACCGGCGCGTGCTGGCGGCGGCAGCAGCCGAGACCCCCCTGGCCGCCCGGCTGGCCGATCGGCTGCGCCAGCCCAGCCCATCGCGCTGGCAGGTGACCGCATTTGGCCCGTTTGCCTGCCTGATCGACGACGAGCCCTGCGAGCTATCGCCACTGCACCGCGCCCTGCTAGTGCGCCTGCTCGACGCCGGCCCGGCCGGGCTGACCGTCGACCGCCTGTGGGAGGCCGTCTGGGGCGCCGGCGAGCTGTCTATGCCTGCACTGCACCAGGCGCTGCGGCGCCTGCGGGTGCAAACCGGCCTGGCCGTGGCGGCGCGCGATGGCCACTGCGCTATTCGCAGCGCCTGGCAGGCGATCGACTATGACGTGCGCCGGTTTGAGCAGGCGCTCGAGCCGCCGGTCAATCGCGAGATGGCCCAGCGCGCAATTGAGCTGTACCGTGGCGACTTTCTGGCGGCCGCGCCGCTGAGCGCGGCGCTGTGGGCCGACGCGCGCCGCGCGCATCTTCAAGAGCGCTACCTCGATGCGCTCGAGCAGCTCGCGCACGTGGCCGAGCACGATGCGCCCCAGCTGGCCATCCACTACTACCAGCGCGTGCTCCAGGTCGATGGCTGCCGCGAGCAGACCGCCACCCAGCTGATGCGCCTGGCCGCGCGCTTCGGCAATCGCTCGCTGGTCAATGCTACATTCGAGCACCTGCGTGGCTCGCTGCGATCGCTTGGCGCCACCCCCGAACCCTCGACCGCCGCGCTGTATCAGCAACTGCATTAG
- a CDS encoding magnesium transporter — protein MLFLATILDQTVRGKRDELLGRLEDVIVRIGDDPYPPISGLVVRDGRRLFFVSAAQLESINGVSKLTSSTVNLRPFGRRDGEVLLRKDVLDHQIIDITGRRIVRVNDVQLTRVDDAYRLIGVDVSPQALLRRLGPRRMADRIVGRQIIDWREAQYLASAAPVQLKVSYDRLSEINPVDLARIVDALSYRESAEIVAALDDETAAETLEEVSDERVADLLEGMDQERAADILEEMAPGAAADALEDLDDEVAEQLLARMEPDEAADVQQLLSYDEDSAGRLMTTDFVRIRAGATVGDALGVIRTLDDVPDPLLAVYVVGDHPDADAPANPPTPDDEMAYLYGIVRLRNLILADRATPLAEIMDDDVPTVSPDDRAEDAARVLAEYNLLAVPVLDAAGRMIGIVTVDDALAVLLPEIWHRRGARAFG, from the coding sequence ATGTTATTCCTCGCGACTATTCTTGATCAAACGGTGCGTGGCAAGCGCGACGAGCTGCTCGGCCGGCTTGAAGATGTGATTGTGCGCATCGGCGACGATCCCTACCCGCCGATCAGCGGCCTGGTCGTGCGCGATGGCCGCCGGCTGTTCTTTGTATCGGCCGCCCAGCTCGAGTCGATCAATGGTGTGTCGAAGCTCACCAGCTCGACGGTGAATCTGCGCCCGTTCGGCCGCCGCGACGGCGAGGTGCTGCTGCGCAAGGATGTGCTCGATCACCAGATTATCGATATCACCGGGCGGCGGATCGTGCGCGTAAACGATGTGCAGCTCACGCGTGTCGATGATGCCTATCGCCTGATTGGCGTTGATGTTAGCCCGCAGGCGCTGCTGCGCCGGCTTGGCCCACGCCGCATGGCCGACCGGATCGTCGGCCGGCAGATCATCGACTGGCGCGAGGCCCAGTATCTGGCCAGCGCCGCGCCGGTGCAGCTGAAGGTCTCGTACGACCGCCTCTCCGAGATCAACCCGGTCGATCTGGCCCGGATTGTCGATGCGCTTTCGTACCGCGAGAGCGCCGAGATCGTGGCCGCGCTCGACGACGAGACCGCCGCCGAGACGCTCGAAGAGGTCAGCGACGAGCGCGTGGCCGATCTGCTCGAGGGCATGGATCAGGAGCGCGCCGCCGATATTCTTGAGGAGATGGCCCCCGGCGCGGCGGCCGATGCGCTGGAAGACCTCGACGACGAGGTGGCCGAGCAGCTGCTGGCCCGCATGGAACCCGACGAGGCCGCCGATGTCCAGCAGCTGCTGTCGTACGACGAAGATAGCGCCGGCCGGCTCATGACCACCGACTTCGTGCGCATCCGCGCTGGCGCGACCGTCGGCGACGCGCTGGGGGTTATCCGCACGCTCGACGACGTGCCCGACCCGCTGCTGGCGGTGTATGTGGTCGGCGATCATCCCGACGCCGATGCCCCGGCCAACCCACCCACCCCCGACGACGAGATGGCCTACTTATATGGCATCGTGCGGCTGCGCAACCTCATCCTGGCCGACCGCGCGACGCCGCTGGCCGAGATCATGGACGACGATGTGCCGACGGTCAGCCCCGACGATCGGGCCGAGGATGCTGCGCGTGTGCTGGCCGAGTACAATCTGCTGGCCGTGCCGGTGCTCGATGCCGCCGGCCGCATGATCGGTATCGTCACTGTTGACGATGCCCTGGCCGTGCTGCTGCCCGAGATCTGGCATCGCCGCGGCGCCCGCGCCTTCGGGTAA
- a CDS encoding FAD-dependent thymidylate synthase, producing MTTPAHDPWGDHFTGDERALLAPFVTDLDAPIFGLRNLPEVVKGALFSRYSRTDKSLRRILLDEFIHAPESGFAAIVGAAREHGQEQIVAVRQAEAFYERVLIGYGDDSVAELGGAHVACEGVSNIAAKALEDARLGISPLEKSTRYVVFNRKLAGRYRYLRESAIMASRHAARYEQALDHLFDTYSLLLEPTIAAVRAHTPRDAQTSERAYSSATRAKACDLLRGLLPMATLTNVGLFGNGRAFEYLLTRLYASPLAELHTLAHALQHALNALIPSFVKRANSARGQAQQAYLRGMRERVHALLEDCGLQVANLAALSLSSAEHPASAHSPAVTLVEYDPDAEAKVVADILYPHAELPLAQVRALAAGLSADERLAIIRAYVGERGSRFHKPGRAFERPYYSFDILADLGAYRDLQRHRILTQERQAYSVRHGYTTPPELAAYGLAPAYAQALERAAEAAQAIGADLPEQAQYMVPLAFRVRWRITINLRAAYHLAELRSSPQGHPAYRQVAQAIYTHIRAVHPALAEPMRFVDLSDYALERLDAERRLDARLERG from the coding sequence ATGACCACCCCGGCCCATGATCCCTGGGGCGACCACTTCACGGGCGACGAGCGCGCGCTGCTGGCGCCGTTCGTGACCGACCTCGACGCGCCGATCTTCGGCCTGCGCAACCTGCCCGAGGTGGTCAAGGGCGCGCTGTTCTCGCGCTACAGCCGCACCGATAAGAGCCTGCGGCGCATCCTGCTCGACGAATTCATCCACGCGCCCGAGTCGGGCTTTGCGGCGATCGTCGGCGCAGCGCGCGAGCACGGCCAGGAGCAGATCGTCGCGGTGCGCCAGGCCGAGGCGTTCTACGAGCGCGTGCTGATCGGCTATGGCGACGACTCGGTGGCCGAGCTGGGCGGCGCGCATGTGGCCTGCGAGGGCGTCAGCAATATCGCGGCCAAGGCGCTCGAAGATGCCCGGCTCGGCATCAGCCCGCTCGAGAAGTCGACCCGCTACGTGGTGTTCAACCGCAAGCTGGCCGGGCGCTACCGCTACCTGCGCGAAAGTGCGATCATGGCCTCGCGCCACGCCGCGCGCTACGAGCAGGCGCTCGATCACCTGTTCGATACCTATTCGCTGCTGCTCGAGCCGACGATCGCGGCCGTGCGGGCACATACCCCGCGTGATGCGCAGACCTCCGAGCGGGCCTATAGCAGCGCCACGCGCGCCAAGGCCTGCGATCTGCTGCGCGGCTTGCTGCCCATGGCCACGCTCACGAATGTCGGGCTGTTCGGCAATGGCCGCGCCTTCGAGTACCTGCTCACGCGCCTGTATGCGTCGCCACTGGCCGAGCTGCACACGCTGGCACATGCGCTCCAGCACGCGCTCAACGCGCTGATCCCCTCGTTCGTGAAGCGGGCCAACAGCGCGCGGGGCCAGGCCCAGCAGGCCTACCTGCGCGGCATGCGCGAGCGGGTGCATGCGCTGCTGGAAGATTGCGGGTTGCAGGTTGCAAATTTGGCAGCGCTTTCGCTCAGCAGCGCCGAACACCCTGCATCCGCTCATTCGCCCGCCGTAACCCTCGTGGAATACGACCCCGACGCCGAGGCCAAGGTCGTGGCCGATATTCTGTACCCGCACGCCGAGCTGCCGCTGGCGCAGGTGCGCGCGCTGGCGGCCGGGCTGAGCGCCGACGAGCGCCTGGCGATCATTCGGGCGTATGTCGGCGAGCGCGGCAGCCGCTTCCACAAGCCAGGCCGCGCGTTCGAGCGGCCGTACTATAGCTTCGACATCCTGGCCGACCTGGGCGCCTACCGCGATCTACAGCGCCACCGCATTCTGACGCAGGAGCGCCAGGCCTACAGCGTGCGCCACGGCTATACAACACCGCCCGAGCTGGCTGCGTATGGCCTGGCGCCGGCGTATGCCCAGGCGCTCGAGCGCGCTGCCGAAGCCGCCCAGGCGATCGGTGCCGATCTGCCCGAGCAAGCGCAGTACATGGTGCCGCTGGCCTTCCGCGTGCGCTGGCGCATCACGATAAACTTGCGCGCGGCCTACCACCTGGCCGAGCTGCGCTCGTCGCCGCAGGGCCACCCGGCCTACCGGCAGGTCGCCCAGGCGATCTATACGCATATCCGTGCGGTACACCCCGCCCTGGCCGAGCCAATGCGCTTCGTCGATCTGTCGGACTACGCGCTCGAGCGGCTCGACGCCGAGCGCCGGCTCGATGCCCGGCTGGAACGCGGGTAG
- the ruvA gene encoding Holliday junction branch migration protein RuvA codes for MIASIRGTLLFTGVDHAVVETGGVGFQIFAPRNVLGSLGEIGSEVRLYTHLHIREDLLALYGFASTDQRHLFETLLSVSGIGPKVALSLLSSAPSDELRMIIASGDVSRLARTPGIGKKTAERLVLELRGKLDIKGGLPAAGATPAMLAANAELAEMLVGLGFSAAEANAAIAALPADAPPAIEERLRLALRYFGGA; via the coding sequence ATGATCGCATCAATTCGCGGTACCCTCCTGTTCACCGGCGTCGACCATGCCGTGGTCGAGACCGGCGGCGTCGGCTTTCAGATCTTCGCCCCGCGCAACGTACTCGGCTCGCTCGGCGAGATCGGCAGCGAGGTGCGGCTGTACACGCACCTGCACATCCGCGAGGATCTGCTGGCGCTGTATGGCTTTGCCTCCACCGATCAGCGCCACCTGTTCGAGACACTGCTGAGCGTCAGTGGGATCGGCCCGAAAGTCGCGCTTAGCCTGCTTTCGTCGGCCCCCTCCGACGAGCTGCGCATGATTATTGCCTCCGGTGATGTCAGCCGCCTCGCGCGCACGCCGGGCATCGGCAAGAAGACCGCCGAGCGGCTGGTGCTCGAGCTGCGCGGCAAGCTCGATATCAAGGGCGGGCTGCCGGCGGCGGGCGCCACCCCGGCCATGCTTGCGGCTAACGCCGAGCTGGCCGAAATGCTGGTGGGCCTGGGCTTCAGTGCCGCCGAGGCCAATGCCGCTATTGCCGCGCTGCCGGCCGATGCGCCGCCGGCGATCGAAGAGCGCCTGCGCCTGGCCTTGCGCTATTTCGGCGGGGCCTAG
- a CDS encoding altronate dehydratase produces MRITLQDTPAIQLHPSDDVAIALAPLGARRTIDVAGQAVRLQADVGAGHKFALRAVAAGQPVRRYGQVIGFASRPIAPGEHVHSQNLGVGDMQLDYQFGTDLQPVAMVPPEQRRSFMGYRRADGRTGTRNTLVIITTVNCAAHAVRQIAARARAELLPHFPHVTDIVALAHKSGCATREGSPELDMLQRTLAGFAHNPNVADYLFVGLGCETNQFESIFTRQRGQFGDVRLPPYIGIQDSGGVAATIEAGVRELAARLPRANACRREPVPVSELVLALQCGGSDSFSGITANPALGHAVDLLVAQGGTAVLSETPEIYGAEHLLTRRAVSRAVGEKLLERIRWWEAYTEREGFVIDNNPSHGNKAGGLTTIYEKSLGAVAKGGSLPLQAVYEYAEPIDQRGFTFMDTPGYDPVSATGQVAGGCNLIAFTSGRGSCFGFKPVPSLKIATNTTTYERMRSDMDINAGRILEGASVEEVGREIFERLIALASGEPSLSEAQGIGEEEFNPWILGATM; encoded by the coding sequence ATGCGAATCACGCTCCAGGACACGCCGGCGATCCAGCTGCACCCCAGCGACGACGTGGCGATTGCGCTAGCGCCGCTGGGGGCGCGGCGCACGATCGACGTGGCCGGGCAGGCCGTACGCCTGCAGGCCGACGTAGGCGCCGGGCACAAGTTCGCGCTGCGGGCGGTGGCGGCCGGCCAGCCGGTGCGGCGCTACGGCCAGGTGATCGGCTTCGCCAGCCGGCCGATCGCGCCAGGCGAGCATGTACACTCCCAGAACCTGGGCGTCGGCGATATGCAGCTCGACTACCAGTTCGGCACCGACCTGCAGCCGGTGGCCATGGTGCCGCCCGAGCAGCGCCGCAGCTTCATGGGCTACCGCCGCGCCGACGGCCGAACCGGCACGCGCAACACACTCGTAATCATCACCACAGTCAACTGCGCCGCACACGCGGTGCGCCAGATCGCTGCGCGCGCGCGCGCCGAGCTACTGCCGCACTTCCCGCACGTCACCGACATCGTGGCGCTCGCGCACAAGAGCGGCTGTGCCACCCGCGAGGGCAGCCCTGAGCTCGACATGCTTCAGCGCACGCTGGCCGGCTTCGCGCACAACCCGAACGTAGCCGACTACCTGTTCGTCGGGCTAGGCTGCGAGACCAACCAATTCGAGTCGATCTTCACGCGCCAGCGCGGCCAGTTTGGCGACGTGCGGCTGCCGCCGTATATCGGCATCCAGGACTCGGGCGGGGTAGCGGCCACGATCGAGGCGGGCGTGCGCGAGCTGGCCGCCCGGCTGCCGCGCGCCAACGCGTGCCGCCGCGAGCCGGTGCCGGTGAGCGAGCTGGTGCTGGCGCTACAGTGCGGCGGCAGCGACAGCTTCAGCGGCATCACCGCCAACCCCGCGCTCGGCCACGCCGTCGACCTGCTGGTGGCGCAGGGCGGCACGGCAGTGCTGAGCGAGACGCCCGAGATCTACGGAGCCGAGCACCTGCTGACGCGCCGGGCCGTGAGCCGCGCGGTAGGCGAGAAGCTGCTCGAGCGCATCCGCTGGTGGGAAGCCTACACCGAGCGCGAGGGCTTTGTGATCGACAACAACCCCTCGCACGGCAACAAAGCCGGCGGGCTAACCACGATCTACGAGAAATCGCTGGGCGCGGTGGCCAAAGGCGGCAGCCTGCCGCTGCAGGCGGTGTACGAGTATGCCGAGCCGATCGACCAGCGCGGCTTCACCTTCATGGACACACCCGGCTACGACCCGGTATCGGCGACCGGGCAGGTAGCCGGCGGCTGCAACCTGATCGCCTTCACCAGTGGGCGCGGCAGCTGCTTTGGCTTCAAACCGGTGCCTAGCCTCAAGATCGCCACGAACACCACCACCTACGAGCGCATGCGTAGCGACATGGACATCAACGCCGGGCGCATACTCGAAGGCGCCAGCGTCGAGGAAGTTGGGCGCGAAATCTTCGAGCGGCTGATCGCGCTGGCCTCGGGCGAGCCAAGCCTGAGCGAGGCCCAGGGCATCGGCGAGGAAGAGTTCAACCCGTGGATTCTGGGCGCCACCATGTAG
- a CDS encoding alpha/beta fold hydrolase, with amino-acid sequence MIKQSDPGANATAMAFFEQRGPVGVLMLHGYSGAPGELHPMGLALAGANYTVHGPLLAGHGGAPAELFGVTWEDWLSSAVAGLRRLRAVCRTIYVCGFSAGGLLALRLAAHVPIAGLITLAPALQLRGGRLLHVTGLLQHIMPWYYPLARANFTDPAVRAAVRARVPEADLDNPAVIETIRREARVPIGSIYQLARLQSTARRELARITVPTLVLQGRRDQTVDPRSATIVAGGIRSRDKRLVWFERSGHQLPLEGEREEVWATVRAWIDQHSRI; translated from the coding sequence ATGATCAAGCAATCCGATCCAGGTGCCAACGCTACCGCGATGGCCTTCTTCGAGCAGCGCGGGCCGGTCGGTGTGCTGATGCTCCATGGCTACAGCGGCGCGCCGGGCGAGCTGCACCCGATGGGCCTGGCGCTGGCCGGGGCCAACTACACCGTACACGGCCCGCTCCTGGCCGGCCACGGCGGCGCGCCGGCCGAGCTGTTCGGTGTCACCTGGGAGGACTGGCTGAGCTCGGCTGTGGCCGGGCTGCGGCGGCTGCGCGCGGTGTGCCGCACGATCTATGTGTGCGGCTTCTCGGCCGGTGGGCTGCTGGCGCTGCGGCTGGCCGCGCACGTGCCGATCGCCGGGCTGATCACCCTGGCGCCGGCGCTGCAGCTGCGCGGCGGCCGGCTGCTGCACGTCACTGGCTTGCTCCAGCACATTATGCCCTGGTACTATCCGCTGGCCAGGGCCAACTTCACCGACCCGGCCGTACGCGCGGCGGTGCGCGCACGCGTGCCAGAGGCCGACCTCGACAACCCGGCGGTGATCGAGACCATCCGGCGCGAGGCCAGGGTGCCGATCGGCTCGATCTACCAGCTGGCGCGGCTACAGAGCACTGCCCGGCGCGAACTGGCCCGCATCACCGTGCCGACGCTCGTGCTCCAGGGCCGGCGCGACCAGACGGTCGACCCGCGCAGCGCCACGATCGTCGCGGGCGGCATTCGATCGCGCGACAAGCGGCTGGTCTGGTTCGAGCGCAGCGGCCACCAGCTGCCGCTCGAGGGCGAGCGCGAGGAAGTGTGGGCAACAGTACGCGCCTGGATCGACCAGCACAGCCGTATATGA
- a CDS encoding Nramp family divalent metal transporter, with protein MNTGNQASERAPGGTVRERMRSRRRSIWPYLLALGPGLLAASAGNDAGGIATYASAGATYGYGLLWAMVIVTVFVGVVQEMSARLGAITGKGFSDLVRENFSLRVTALILLTLFIANFGIIVSEFVGIAAAAELFGLSRYIAVPLAAGLVWLLITRGSYERVERIFLVLTLGFFAYIGAAFLARPDWPDVLRQTLLPAPRLEVGYLQLLIALIGTTISPYMQLYVQSSVVEKGVTPEEYRYTRFDVFAGTLFAGIVASFIIIATAATLFPRGITIETAADAAVALEPVAGPYARLLFGLGLLGASLLAAGVLPLATTYVMSEALGFERGVSRSWGEAPIFMGLFTGLVAVGALLALIPGLPLIQVLVGVYVLNGLLLPIELFAILALVNNRELMGAYTNRRGYNMFAWGIAVIVSLLSISLILITVLGWFGVAL; from the coding sequence ATGAATACAGGCAATCAGGCCAGCGAGCGCGCGCCCGGCGGCACGGTACGCGAGCGCATGCGCTCACGGCGGCGGTCGATCTGGCCATACCTGCTGGCACTCGGGCCGGGTTTGCTGGCCGCCAGTGCCGGCAACGACGCCGGCGGCATCGCCACCTACGCCTCGGCCGGCGCCACCTATGGCTACGGCCTGCTGTGGGCGATGGTGATCGTCACGGTGTTTGTCGGTGTGGTGCAAGAGATGAGCGCGCGGCTTGGGGCGATCACCGGCAAGGGTTTCTCCGACCTGGTGCGCGAGAATTTTTCGCTGCGCGTTACCGCGCTGATCTTGCTGACACTGTTCATCGCCAACTTTGGCATTATTGTGTCGGAGTTCGTCGGCATTGCCGCCGCCGCCGAGCTGTTCGGCCTCAGCCGCTATATCGCCGTGCCGCTGGCGGCTGGGCTGGTGTGGCTGCTGATCACGCGCGGCTCGTACGAGCGGGTCGAGCGGATCTTCCTGGTGCTGACGCTCGGTTTCTTCGCCTATATCGGCGCGGCCTTCCTGGCCCGGCCCGACTGGCCTGATGTGCTGCGCCAGACGCTGCTGCCCGCGCCGCGGCTCGAGGTTGGCTACCTTCAGCTGCTGATCGCGCTGATCGGCACCACGATCTCGCCCTACATGCAGCTCTACGTCCAGTCGTCGGTGGTCGAGAAGGGTGTGACGCCCGAGGAGTACCGCTACACGCGCTTCGATGTGTTCGCCGGCACGCTGTTCGCCGGGATCGTCGCGTCGTTCATTATTATCGCCACGGCCGCCACGCTGTTCCCGCGCGGCATCACGATCGAGACAGCCGCCGATGCTGCGGTGGCGCTCGAGCCAGTGGCCGGGCCGTATGCGCGGCTGCTGTTCGGGCTGGGGTTGCTGGGCGCCTCGCTGCTGGCGGCCGGCGTGCTGCCGCTGGCCACCACCTATGTCATGAGCGAGGCGCTCGGCTTCGAGCGCGGCGTGTCGCGCTCGTGGGGCGAGGCGCCAATCTTTATGGGCCTGTTCACCGGCCTGGTGGCAGTGGGCGCGCTGCTGGCGCTGATCCCCGGCCTGCCGCTGATCCAGGTGCTGGTGGGTGTGTATGTGCTCAACGGTTTGCTGCTGCCGATCGAGCTGTTCGCCATCCTCGCGCTGGTCAATAACCGCGAGCTGATGGGCGCGTACACCAACCGCCGCGGCTATAATATGTTTGCCTGGGGCATTGCCGTGATCGTCAGCCTGCTGTCGATATCGCTGATCCTGATTACGGTGCTGGGCTGGTTCGGCGTCGCTCTGTAG